Below is a genomic region from Bradyrhizobium sp. 1(2017).
GGGCTCCGAGGTCGGCGCGCATATTCTCTCCGGCGCCGTGATCGACCCGTCCGGGCTCGACAAGCTCATTCCGGATTGGCGCGAGGATTCCGACTGCCCGCTGAAGACGCAGGTGAAGGACGACCGCTTCTTCTGGATGACCGGCGACGGCGCAATCAAGCTGCCGAACTTCATCATGCCGCCTCTGATGCACAACCATCATTGCTACATCGGTTCGCTCGGCAATGTCTGTCGCTGGCTGGCGCGCAAGGCCGAGGCGCTCGGGGTCGAGATCTATCCGGGCTTTGCCGCCGCGGAAGTGCTCTATGACGAGGACGGCAAGGTCAAGGGCATCGCCACCGGTGACATGGGCATCGGCCGCGACGGCAAGCCGAAGGACTCCTTCACTCGCGGCATGGAATTGCTCGGCAAGTACACGCTGTTCGCCGAAGGTGCCCGCGGCAGCCTGACCAAACTGCTGATCAACAAATTCGCGCTGGATGCCAAGAGCGAGCCGCCGAAGTTCGGCATCGGCCTCAAGGAAGTCTGGCAGATCGATCCCGCCAAGCACCAGAAGGGCCTGATCCAGCATTCCTTCGGCTGGCCGCTCGATATGAAGACCGGCGGTGGCTCGTTCCTCTATCACTATGACGACAACCTCGTTGCCGTCGGCTTCGTCGTGCATCTCAACTACGACGATCCCTATCTGTCGCCGTTCGACGAATTCCAGCGCTTCAAGACCCATCCGTCGATCCGCGGCACGTTCGAGGGCGCCAAGCGGCTCGCTTACGGCGCGCGCGCCATCACCGAGGGCGGCTATCAGTCGGTGCCGAAGCTCAGCTTCCCCGGCGGCGCGCTGATCGGCTGCGCGGCCGGCTTCGTCAACGTGCCGCGCATCAAGGGCGTGCACAATGCGATGGGCACCGGCATGCTCGCGGCCGAGCATGTCGCCGCCGCGCTGGCGGCCGATCGTGCCAATGACGAGCTCGTCGAATACGAGAACGCCTGGCGATCCTCATCGGTCGGCAAGGATCTGTTCCTGGTCCGCAACGTCAAGCCGTTGTGGTCGAAGTTCGGCACCGTGATCGGCGTCGCACTCGGCGGCTTCGACATGTGGTGCAACACGCTGTTCGGCGCGTCGCTGTTCGGCACGCAGTCACATGTCAAGCACGACCGCGCCACGCTCGATCCGGCCAAGCAGCATGCGCCCAAGAACTACCCGAAGCCCGACGGCAAGATCTCGTTCGACAAGCTCTCGTCGGTGTTCCTGTCCAACACCAATCATGAGGAGGACCAGCCGGTCCATCTCAAGGTCACGGACATGAACCTCCAGAAGACCTCCGAGCACGACGTCTACGCCGGTCCCTCGAACCGCTATTGTCCGGCTGGCGTGTATGAGTGGGTCGAGGAGGGGACGAGCCCGCGTTTCCAGATCAACGCCCAGAATTGCGTCCACTGCAAAACCTGCGACGTGAAGGACCCCAACGGTAACATCACCTGGGTTCCCCCGGAGGGTGGTGGTGGCCCGAACTACGAGGCCATGTAAGCCGGTATCGTGCAGCCAGGGCCGATGTGACCCAGGTTACTGGCCCCCGGCAATGTGACGCACGTTCGCGTGAGGACCGGGTCGCGGGAGCGGCCCGCGGCCACGATAAGGCCATAGTAGCGGCGTCTTGGGGCGCTGTTGGCGGATCACTTGGCCGATTTGGGGACGTGCGACAGGAATCGCCCGGTCCGAATCCTTGCGGCGACGCGCCAAAAGCGGCATTGTCGGCCTGACGGTTCCGGGTCCCGATGCCACCGGCCGCGTTCGCATGCGATACGGCCTTCTGCTGCAAACCCAGGCACTACCAACTCAAGGCGAGCCCTGATGTTCTCAAATCGTTTCAACCGCTGGACTGCTGCCGCCATCGCCCTGATGGGCACTGCGATCGTGGCGGTCCCCGGCGCGGTCCTGGCGCAGACGCCGGATCATCCGGAGAGCACGGCGGCGCAGTTTCCGACCCGAAACGATCTGAAGTCGCTGACCGGTGCCGGCAGCTATCTCGCCGCCCGCCACGCCAGCGTCGAGCGCGACGCGGCCTCGGCCGCCGCATTCTACCGCTCGGCCTTGCGTACCGATCCGAAAAACAACGAACTGCTCGACCGTGCCTTCATCTCGTCGGTCGCCGACGGCGACATCGACGAGGCGGTCAAGCTCGCCGAACGCATCCTCACCATCGACAAGACCAACCGCGTCGCCCGGCTCGTCGTTGGCGTGCATGATCTCAAGCTGAAGAAGTACGCGACGGCGCAAACCAACATCAACCAGTCGATCCGTGGTCCGATCACCGATCTCGTCGCCACGCTGCTGTCAGGCTGGGCCGCCTATGGTGCGGGCGATGCCAAGGGCGGCGTCGCCACCATCGACAAGCTCGCCGGTCCGGAATGGTATCCGCTGTTCAAGGACCTCCATGCCGGCATGATCCTCGAGCTCTCCGGCAAGGAGAAGGACGCCGGCACCCGCTTCGAGCGCGCCTACAAGCTCGACGATTCCATGCTGCGCGTGACCGAGGCCTATGCGCGCTGGCTGTCGCGCAACAAGGATGCCGCCGCCGCCACCACCGTCTACCAGGCCTTCGACAAGAAGCTCGCGCGTCATCCGCTGATCCAGGAAGGTCTGCGCGACACCAAGGCCGGCAAGAAGATGTCGCCGCTCGTCGATTCCGCGCAAGCCGGCGCCGCCGAAGCCCTCTACGGCATCGGCGCCACGCTGACCCGCCGCGGCGGCGAGGATCTCGCGCTGGTCTAT
It encodes:
- a CDS encoding electron transfer flavoprotein-ubiquinone oxidoreductase; translation: MSTEELPPRESMEFDVVIVGAGPSGLAAAIRLKQLNADLNVVVVEKGSEVGAHILSGAVIDPSGLDKLIPDWREDSDCPLKTQVKDDRFFWMTGDGAIKLPNFIMPPLMHNHHCYIGSLGNVCRWLARKAEALGVEIYPGFAAAEVLYDEDGKVKGIATGDMGIGRDGKPKDSFTRGMELLGKYTLFAEGARGSLTKLLINKFALDAKSEPPKFGIGLKEVWQIDPAKHQKGLIQHSFGWPLDMKTGGGSFLYHYDDNLVAVGFVVHLNYDDPYLSPFDEFQRFKTHPSIRGTFEGAKRLAYGARAITEGGYQSVPKLSFPGGALIGCAAGFVNVPRIKGVHNAMGTGMLAAEHVAAALAADRANDELVEYENAWRSSSVGKDLFLVRNVKPLWSKFGTVIGVALGGFDMWCNTLFGASLFGTQSHVKHDRATLDPAKQHAPKNYPKPDGKISFDKLSSVFLSNTNHEEDQPVHLKVTDMNLQKTSEHDVYAGPSNRYCPAGVYEWVEEGTSPRFQINAQNCVHCKTCDVKDPNGNITWVPPEGGGGPNYEAM
- a CDS encoding tetratricopeptide repeat protein; translation: MFSNRFNRWTAAAIALMGTAIVAVPGAVLAQTPDHPESTAAQFPTRNDLKSLTGAGSYLAARHASVERDAASAAAFYRSALRTDPKNNELLDRAFISSVADGDIDEAVKLAERILTIDKTNRVARLVVGVHDLKLKKYATAQTNINQSIRGPITDLVATLLSGWAAYGAGDAKGGVATIDKLAGPEWYPLFKDLHAGMILELSGKEKDAGTRFERAYKLDDSMLRVTEAYARWLSRNKDAAAATTVYQAFDKKLARHPLIQEGLRDTKAGKKMSPLVDSAQAGAAEALYGIGATLTRRGGEDLALVYLQLALYLQPTHPLALLSLADLYESVKRPQMAIKVYERVPATSPLKRNAQIQLAIDLDSADRTDEAIKILKGVTTDDSKDLEAIMALGNIERGRKKFGDCGTTYSRGIEVLPAGNDKANSVWYYYRGICEERSKQWSKAEADMKKALELQPDQPHVLNYLGYSWIDQGVNLDEGMKMIKRAVEQRPDDGYIVDSLGWAYYRIGNYEEAVKNLERAIDLKPEDPTINDHLGDAYWRVGRTLEAKFQWSHARDLKPEPEELPKIEAKLANGLPDDNSNSSAAQAEKKKDDGKGG